One window from the genome of Streptomyces cadmiisoli encodes:
- a CDS encoding GTP-binding protein, whose product MGSATSELPSQRTPLADAAETGLKIVVVGGFGVGKTTLVRSVSEIRPLNTEELMTQAGQGVDETAGVERKTTTTVAFDFGRISLNDRMVLYLFGAPGQERFWFLWDRLFSGTLGAVVLVDTRRMADSWYAIDRLEHHKTPFVVAVNRFDNDDNRFSLDEIRQALALGDHVPMIDCDARVRSSGKDVLITLVDHLYTLALSREGTS is encoded by the coding sequence ATGGGCTCCGCAACCTCTGAGCTGCCCTCCCAGCGCACGCCGCTGGCCGATGCCGCCGAGACCGGCCTGAAGATAGTCGTCGTGGGCGGGTTCGGCGTCGGCAAGACGACCCTCGTCCGCTCGGTCAGCGAGATCCGTCCGCTGAACACCGAGGAGCTGATGACACAGGCGGGGCAGGGTGTCGACGAGACGGCCGGAGTGGAGCGCAAGACCACCACGACCGTCGCATTCGACTTCGGGCGCATCAGCCTGAACGACCGGATGGTGCTCTACCTGTTCGGCGCACCGGGCCAGGAACGCTTCTGGTTCCTGTGGGACCGTCTGTTCTCCGGCACCCTGGGCGCTGTCGTCCTCGTCGACACCCGGCGTATGGCGGACTCCTGGTACGCGATCGACAGGCTCGAACACCACAAGACGCCCTTCGTGGTCGCCGTCAACAGGTTCGACAACGACGACAACCGGTTCTCGCTCGACGAGATCCGCCAGGCCCTGGCGCTCGGCGACCACGTGCCCATGATCGACTGCGACGCGCGGGTCAGGTCCTCGGGCAAGGACGTCCTGATCACCCTCGTGGACCATCTCTACACACTGGCACTCTCCCGGGAGGGGACATCGTGA
- a CDS encoding cytochrome P450, which translates to MSDHTGATSTNAPPPGCPAHASAVQLGGLEYQQTPSQLYRTMRREHGSVAPVLLDGDIPAWLVLGYPEVCYVTSHDELFARDSRRWNQWPNIPPDWPLMPFVGHQPSVLFTEAQEHQRRAGVITQALEGVDQFELARECQAIAEQLISSFAGSGQAELMSTYAHVLPARAVLWMCGVPQGRADTEKLVDDLRISLDAGEGDDPVAAYMRVGARIAELVKEKRENPGPDVTSRMLLDPAGLTDEEIVQDLISVIAAAQQPTANWICNTLRLLLTDERFAVNVSGGRVSVGDALNEVLWLDTPTQNFIGRWAVRDTQLGGRLIREGDCLVLGLAAANTDPQIWPESHVGAENSAHLSFSNGEHRCPYPAPLLADVMARTAVETLLERLPDLVLAVETEKLTWRPSIWMRGLTSLPVQFTPAVQ; encoded by the coding sequence GTGAGCGACCACACCGGCGCCACGTCCACGAACGCGCCTCCGCCGGGCTGCCCCGCGCACGCCTCCGCCGTGCAGCTGGGTGGTCTGGAGTACCAGCAGACGCCCTCCCAGCTGTATCGCACCATGCGCCGCGAGCACGGGTCGGTCGCGCCGGTGCTGCTCGACGGCGACATCCCGGCCTGGCTCGTGCTGGGATATCCCGAGGTCTGCTATGTGACCAGCCATGACGAGCTGTTCGCCCGGGACTCCCGGCGCTGGAACCAGTGGCCGAACATCCCGCCGGACTGGCCCCTGATGCCGTTCGTCGGCCACCAGCCGTCCGTGCTGTTCACCGAGGCGCAGGAGCATCAGCGCCGGGCCGGTGTCATCACACAGGCGCTGGAGGGGGTCGACCAGTTCGAACTGGCCCGTGAGTGCCAGGCGATCGCCGAGCAGTTGATCAGCTCGTTCGCCGGTAGCGGTCAGGCCGAGCTGATGAGCACGTACGCCCACGTCCTGCCGGCCCGCGCGGTGCTGTGGATGTGCGGTGTGCCGCAGGGCAGGGCGGACACGGAGAAGCTCGTCGACGACCTGCGGATCTCGCTCGACGCCGGTGAGGGCGACGACCCGGTGGCGGCGTACATGCGGGTCGGGGCCCGGATCGCGGAGCTGGTCAAGGAGAAGCGGGAGAATCCCGGTCCCGATGTCACCTCGCGGATGCTGCTGGATCCGGCGGGTCTGACCGACGAGGAGATCGTCCAGGACCTGATCTCCGTCATCGCGGCGGCGCAGCAGCCGACCGCGAACTGGATCTGCAACACCCTGCGTCTGCTGCTGACCGACGAGCGCTTCGCGGTCAACGTCTCGGGCGGCCGGGTCAGTGTCGGTGACGCGCTGAACGAGGTCCTGTGGCTGGACACGCCGACCCAGAACTTCATCGGTCGCTGGGCCGTGCGCGACACGCAGTTGGGCGGGCGGCTCATCCGTGAGGGCGACTGTCTCGTGCTCGGCCTCGCGGCCGCGAACACGGACCCGCAGATCTGGCCCGAGTCGCATGTCGGTGCCGAGAACTCCGCGCACCTGTCCTTCAGCAACGGCGAGCACCGCTGCCCCTATCCGGCTCCGCTGCTCGCCGACGTGATGGCGCGTACGGCCGTGGAGACGCTGCTGGAGCGGCTGCCCGACCTGGTGCTGGCCGTCGAGACGGAGAAGCTGACCTGGCGTCCGTCGATCTGGATGCGCGGACTGACGTCCCTGCCGGTGCAGTTCACGCCGGCGGTGCAGTGA
- a CDS encoding cytochrome P450: MSTAQQAPDILSPEFAANPYPAYAVMREKEPLIWHEATNSYIISRYDDVERVFKDKKSEFTTDNYDWQLEPVHGKTILQLSGREHAVRRALVAPAFRGSDLQEKFLPVIERNSRELIDGFRESGSADIVSDYATRFPVNVIADMLGLDKADHARFHRWYTAVIAFLGNLSGDPEVTAAGERTRVEFAEYMIPIIRERRDNLGDDLLSSLCAAEVDGVRMSDEDIKAFCSLLLAAGGETTDKAIASILANLLVNPDQLAAVREDRSLISAAFAETLRFTPPVHMIMRQSATDVEVSGGIIPKGATVTCLIGAANRDERRYSDPDRFDIFRDDLTTTSAFSAAADHLAFALGRHFCVGALLAKAEVETGVNQLLDAMPDLRLADGFDPVEQGVFTRGPQSLPVRFTPVTG; this comes from the coding sequence GTGTCCACTGCCCAGCAGGCGCCCGACATCCTTTCGCCCGAGTTCGCGGCGAACCCCTACCCCGCGTACGCCGTGATGCGCGAGAAAGAACCCCTGATCTGGCACGAAGCCACCAACAGCTACATCATCTCCCGCTACGACGACGTCGAACGCGTCTTCAAGGACAAGAAGTCGGAGTTCACCACCGACAACTACGACTGGCAGCTGGAGCCCGTTCACGGCAAGACGATCCTCCAGCTCAGTGGCCGGGAACATGCGGTACGACGCGCCCTCGTCGCCCCCGCCTTCCGCGGCAGCGACCTCCAGGAGAAGTTCCTGCCGGTCATCGAGCGCAACTCGCGCGAACTGATCGACGGCTTCCGGGAGTCCGGCTCCGCCGACATCGTCAGCGACTACGCCACCCGCTTCCCGGTCAACGTCATCGCGGACATGCTGGGCTTGGACAAGGCCGACCACGCGCGCTTCCACCGCTGGTACACCGCGGTGATCGCGTTCCTCGGAAACCTGTCCGGCGACCCCGAGGTGACCGCCGCCGGCGAGCGCACCCGCGTGGAGTTCGCCGAGTACATGATCCCGATCATCCGCGAGCGGCGCGACAACCTCGGTGACGACCTCCTGTCCTCGCTCTGCGCCGCCGAGGTCGACGGCGTCCGGATGAGTGACGAGGACATCAAGGCGTTCTGCAGCCTCCTGCTGGCCGCGGGCGGTGAGACCACCGACAAGGCCATTGCCAGCATCCTGGCCAACCTGCTGGTGAACCCGGACCAGTTGGCGGCGGTCCGGGAGGACCGGAGTCTGATCTCCGCGGCCTTTGCGGAGACGCTGCGCTTCACCCCGCCGGTCCACATGATCATGCGGCAGTCGGCCACCGACGTCGAGGTGTCCGGTGGCATCATCCCGAAGGGCGCCACGGTGACCTGCCTCATCGGCGCCGCCAACCGGGACGAGCGCCGCTACAGCGACCCCGACCGGTTCGACATCTTCCGCGACGACCTCACCACGACGTCGGCGTTCTCGGCCGCCGCCGACCATCTCGCCTTCGCGCTCGGCCGGCACTTCTGCGTCGGCGCGCTCCTGGCCAAGGCGGAGGTCGAGACCGGTGTGAACCAGCTGCTCGACGCGATGCCCGACCTCCGTCTCGCCGACGGCTTCGACCCGGTCGAGCAGGGTGTCTTCACCCGCGGTCCGCAGTCGCTGCCGGTGCGCTTCACCCCGGTCACGGGCTGA
- a CDS encoding family 16 glycoside hydrolase, with protein MRQRLFPLVRRHLVPLLTSAVLAAGALAVPAAAAAPEDIPPQEPGVTLRVFDVQTPLSELCTLKPGQTPNHDKLMPTVDWSTSAEFGGFEDRFVTEASGYLVAPRDGSYVFRLTSDDGSRLTIDGDTVIDHDGLHGAEPKDGVVHLSAGSHPLRIDHFERDGGQQLQLAWKPPGESDFTVVPREALSTDAGVVRVTAPGRKECEASGDSPGDGLPLTSVRPDLTLTDLRPDGFEPQVSGMDWLPDGRLAISTWGGSDNVAGEVYLLDNVTGATSRDKVTVEKVASGLREPMGIKYVDGSLYVSQKHELTRLVDRDGDDVTDEYRTVATWPYGGNFHEFAFGLLYRDGYFYVNLSVAIDLGGATTTPQPAPGRGTTYKVSKKTGTISPVAGGLRTPNGIGWGPDGSLFTTDNQGGWLPSSKLVQIKQDRFFNHYTEPAGPFEKSPVTAPVLWLPQNEIANSPSTPLYLKKGQFAGQMLIGDVTYGGLQRAYLEKVKGEYQGAVFRYTQGLEAGVNRISLGPDGAVYVGGLGADGNWGQEGKLRFGLQKLTPNGGNTFDIKSMRAVPGGFDLTYTQPVSAETAGQLAEHYRAEQWRYTATTDYGGPKIAEQRLAVRSATLSKDGRTVRLMLDGLKAGHVVHVRSPRPFTSASGESLWSTEAWYTLNAVPGKQPPPATLYEAEEARLAGKAGINTDHVGYSGSGFVDRYAIEGKVATTFDVTVPKSGTYDVNLRYSNGPNPFQGTKSLSLYANGKKLRQTQLPSTGDWDSWSTRTESLTLRAGSNEISYRYDPGDTGHVNLDLITVRPHGAQVNLFDGTADSQAQWQHTDGRRLAWPLAEEKSMEVCCGDIRTKDAYQDFALHVEFRVPLLPPDVTGQDRGNSGIFVQDRYELQILDSYGDISLDTNEAGAFYLKKAPDVNAATAPETWQTYDIEFRAARFDDDGNKTADARVTVVWNGKKVHDDVALDGPTASGRSETPAAGAIRLQDHGNKVRFRNVWVRPLQ; from the coding sequence ATGCGCCAACGCCTGTTCCCCCTCGTCCGAAGACACCTTGTTCCACTCCTGACGTCAGCAGTCCTGGCCGCCGGTGCCCTGGCCGTCCCGGCGGCCGCAGCCGCTCCCGAGGACATTCCGCCGCAGGAGCCAGGAGTCACGCTGCGCGTGTTCGACGTGCAGACCCCGCTCAGCGAGTTGTGCACCCTCAAGCCCGGACAGACCCCCAACCACGACAAGCTCATGCCGACGGTCGACTGGTCCACGAGCGCCGAGTTCGGCGGGTTCGAGGACCGCTTCGTCACCGAGGCGAGCGGCTACCTGGTGGCACCGCGCGACGGATCGTACGTATTCCGCCTCACCAGCGACGACGGCTCGCGGCTGACCATCGACGGCGACACCGTGATCGACCACGACGGGCTGCACGGAGCCGAGCCGAAGGACGGCGTCGTCCACCTCTCCGCCGGCTCGCACCCGCTGCGCATCGACCACTTCGAGCGCGACGGCGGGCAGCAGCTGCAACTCGCCTGGAAGCCGCCGGGTGAGAGCGACTTCACCGTGGTACCCCGCGAAGCGCTCAGCACGGACGCGGGCGTGGTCCGCGTGACGGCACCGGGCCGCAAGGAGTGCGAGGCGAGCGGCGACAGCCCCGGCGACGGACTTCCGCTCACCTCCGTGCGCCCCGACCTCACCCTCACCGACCTGCGCCCCGACGGTTTCGAACCGCAGGTCAGCGGTATGGACTGGCTGCCCGACGGACGTCTGGCGATCAGTACCTGGGGCGGCAGCGACAACGTTGCCGGAGAGGTGTACCTGCTGGACAACGTCACCGGTGCCACCAGCCGTGACAAGGTCACCGTCGAGAAGGTGGCGAGCGGGCTGCGCGAGCCCATGGGTATCAAGTACGTCGACGGATCCCTGTACGTGTCGCAGAAGCACGAGCTGACCCGGCTGGTCGACCGGGACGGCGACGACGTCACCGACGAGTACCGCACCGTCGCCACCTGGCCCTACGGGGGCAACTTCCACGAGTTCGCGTTCGGTCTGCTGTACCGCGACGGGTACTTCTACGTGAACCTCTCCGTCGCCATCGACCTCGGCGGCGCGACCACGACCCCGCAGCCGGCTCCCGGCCGCGGCACCACGTACAAGGTCAGCAAGAAGACCGGCACCATCAGCCCGGTTGCCGGTGGGCTGCGCACACCCAACGGAATCGGGTGGGGACCGGACGGCAGCCTGTTCACCACCGACAACCAGGGTGGCTGGCTCCCCTCGTCGAAGCTGGTGCAGATCAAGCAGGACCGCTTCTTCAACCACTACACCGAGCCGGCCGGCCCCTTCGAGAAGTCGCCCGTCACCGCACCCGTGCTCTGGCTGCCGCAGAACGAGATCGCCAACTCCCCGTCCACGCCCCTGTATCTGAAGAAGGGCCAGTTCGCGGGGCAGATGCTGATCGGCGACGTCACCTACGGCGGTCTGCAGCGTGCCTACCTGGAGAAGGTCAAGGGTGAGTACCAGGGCGCCGTCTTCCGCTACACACAGGGCCTGGAGGCCGGCGTCAACCGCATCAGCCTCGGTCCCGACGGCGCCGTCTACGTAGGTGGCCTGGGCGCCGACGGCAACTGGGGCCAGGAGGGCAAGCTCAGGTTCGGTCTGCAGAAGCTGACACCCAACGGCGGCAACACCTTCGACATCAAGTCCATGCGCGCCGTACCGGGCGGCTTCGACCTGACGTACACGCAGCCGGTGTCCGCCGAGACCGCCGGGCAGCTCGCCGAGCACTACCGCGCCGAGCAATGGCGCTACACGGCGACCACCGACTACGGAGGTCCGAAGATCGCCGAGCAGCGGCTCGCCGTGCGCTCGGCGACGCTGTCGAAGGACGGCCGCACCGTCCGGCTGATGCTGGACGGCCTGAAGGCCGGACATGTGGTGCACGTCCGTTCCCCGCGTCCCTTCACCTCCGCGTCCGGTGAGTCCCTGTGGAGCACCGAGGCCTGGTACACGCTCAACGCCGTGCCCGGCAAGCAGCCGCCCCCGGCGACGCTGTACGAGGCCGAGGAGGCGCGCCTGGCCGGCAAGGCCGGGATCAACACCGACCACGTCGGCTACTCCGGCAGCGGATTCGTCGACCGGTACGCGATCGAGGGCAAGGTCGCCACGACCTTCGACGTGACGGTGCCGAAGTCGGGCACCTACGACGTGAACCTGCGCTACTCCAACGGCCCCAACCCGTTCCAGGGCACCAAATCCCTCTCCCTGTACGCCAACGGGAAGAAGCTGCGGCAGACGCAACTGCCGTCCACCGGCGACTGGGACTCCTGGTCCACCCGGACCGAGAGCCTGACCCTGCGCGCGGGCAGCAACGAGATCTCGTACCGGTACGACCCCGGCGACACCGGCCACGTCAACCTCGACCTGATCACCGTGCGCCCGCACGGCGCCCAGGTGAACCTCTTCGACGGGACGGCGGACTCGCAGGCTCAGTGGCAGCACACGGACGGCCGGCGCCTGGCATGGCCGCTGGCCGAGGAGAAGTCGATGGAGGTGTGCTGCGGCGACATCCGCACCAAGGACGCCTACCAGGACTTCGCCCTGCACGTGGAGTTCCGCGTGCCGCTGCTGCCCCCGGACGTGACCGGGCAGGACCGAGGCAACAGCGGCATCTTCGTCCAGGACCGCTACGAGCTCCAGATTCTCGACTCCTACGGTGACATCTCCCTCGACACGAACGAGGCCGGGGCGTTCTACCTGAAGAAGGCGCCCGACGTGAACGCGGCCACGGCGCCCGAGACCTGGCAGACGTACGACATCGAGTTCCGTGCGGCCCGATTCGACGACGACGGCAACAAGACCGCCGACGCCCGGGTGACGGTCGTGTGGAACGGCAAGAAGGTGCATGACGACGTCGCCCTCGACGGGCCGACCGCCTCCGGCCGGTCGGAGACGCCCGCCGCGGGTGCGATCCGGTTGCAGGACCACGGCAACAAGGTCCGCTTCCGCAACGTCTGGGTGCGGCCGCTGCAGTGA
- a CDS encoding inositol monophosphatase family protein, with amino-acid sequence MINSNASHDDAEIAVAAVRAGAEVVRARYGQRLTRIDKGAGDFATDADVAAEEAILDVIRAARPGDAVHGEEGGRRGADDAARQWLVDPLCGTLNYAVGHMLVAVNVALRGGPAAVADPFTGEVFFTDGENAWVRGDEGDTPLAPTAATKLVDVNLDAPFPSAPGFRAVDLLAHPGFVARFRPRVVSTTLALAWVATGSRAAYVTDGGDLTGSVHFAAGIALCRDAGCVVTGVDGAPVGQAGRGLLVAADAETHGLLLSMIRGRG; translated from the coding sequence GTGATCAACTCGAATGCGAGCCATGACGATGCCGAGATCGCGGTAGCCGCGGTGCGCGCCGGGGCGGAGGTGGTGCGCGCCAGGTACGGGCAGCGGCTGACCCGCATCGACAAAGGTGCGGGGGATTTCGCCACCGACGCCGATGTCGCGGCTGAGGAAGCGATCCTCGACGTGATCCGTGCGGCTCGGCCCGGGGACGCGGTGCACGGTGAGGAGGGCGGCCGGCGGGGTGCGGATGACGCGGCGCGCCAGTGGTTGGTGGATCCCTTGTGCGGCACCCTCAACTATGCGGTCGGCCACATGCTGGTCGCCGTCAACGTGGCACTGCGCGGCGGTCCGGCCGCGGTGGCCGATCCGTTCACCGGCGAGGTGTTCTTCACCGACGGCGAGAACGCCTGGGTGCGGGGCGACGAGGGCGACACACCGCTGGCGCCGACCGCTGCGACCAAGCTGGTCGACGTGAACCTGGACGCGCCCTTCCCGAGCGCGCCCGGATTCCGGGCCGTGGACCTGCTCGCTCACCCCGGGTTCGTCGCCCGGTTCCGGCCTCGGGTCGTGTCCACGACGCTGGCGCTGGCCTGGGTCGCCACCGGCAGCCGTGCCGCATACGTCACCGATGGCGGTGATCTGACCGGGAGCGTTCACTTCGCCGCCGGAATCGCTCTGTGCCGGGACGCCGGCTGTGTCGTCACCGGGGTCGACGGAGCTCCCGTCGGACAGGCGGGCCGCGGGCTCCTCGTGGCCGCGGACGCCGAGACCCACGGTCTGCTGCTGTCGATGATCCGTGGGCGGGGCTGA
- a CDS encoding Gfo/Idh/MocA family protein: MHDRSIRWGILATGPMAAAFTEDLRTIPGADVVAVGSRSQDSAQAFADRFAIPRAYGSWQELADDPDIDVVYVATPHAHHLAAATVCLEGGKAVLCEKPFALSRAQTESMIATAGDCSLFLMEGMWTFVNPLVRRAQEMIGDGMIGEVVSVRAEFSSRAPVVPGSRLRDPAAGGGALLDIGTYPVSFAHLFLGAPDHVSAWAHLNDAGVDESTAMVLGYDGGAMAVLSCSLAFGSANGAVVYGTEGRIEFPSAFYNPRQLVLHRDGREPRVVEAEPQLGNGYGFQAEEVMSCLREKKTESALVPLRTSLDVMSTLDRVRELVGVRYPGE, from the coding sequence GTGCACGACCGCTCCATCAGATGGGGAATCCTCGCGACGGGGCCCATGGCCGCAGCATTCACCGAGGACCTGCGCACGATTCCCGGAGCGGACGTCGTCGCCGTCGGCTCCCGCTCCCAGGACTCCGCGCAGGCCTTCGCCGACCGGTTCGCGATCCCCCGTGCCTACGGCAGCTGGCAGGAGCTGGCGGACGACCCCGACATCGACGTCGTCTACGTCGCCACGCCGCACGCACATCATCTGGCCGCCGCCACCGTCTGCCTCGAAGGCGGCAAGGCCGTCCTGTGCGAGAAGCCGTTCGCGCTCAGTCGCGCCCAGACCGAGTCCATGATCGCCACAGCCGGGGACTGCTCCCTGTTCCTGATGGAAGGCATGTGGACGTTCGTCAATCCACTGGTCCGCCGTGCCCAGGAGATGATCGGCGACGGCATGATCGGTGAAGTCGTCTCCGTGCGTGCCGAATTCTCCTCGCGGGCTCCGGTCGTGCCGGGGAGCAGGCTGCGCGACCCGGCGGCCGGGGGCGGCGCGCTGCTCGACATCGGCACCTATCCGGTCTCGTTCGCCCATCTGTTCCTGGGCGCCCCGGACCATGTCTCGGCGTGGGCACACCTCAACGACGCGGGCGTGGACGAGAGCACGGCCATGGTGCTGGGATACGACGGCGGAGCGATGGCCGTGCTGTCCTGCTCCCTGGCGTTCGGCAGCGCCAACGGCGCCGTGGTGTACGGCACTGAGGGCCGTATCGAGTTCCCGTCCGCCTTCTACAACCCCCGGCAGCTCGTGCTCCACCGCGACGGACGGGAGCCGAGGGTCGTGGAGGCGGAACCCCAACTGGGCAACGGCTACGGCTTCCAGGCCGAGGAAGTCATGAGCTGTCTGCGCGAGAAGAAGACCGAGTCCGCGCTCGTTCCACTCCGGACCAGCCTGGACGTGATGAGCACGCTCGACCGGGTCCGTGAACTCGTCGGAGTCCGCTACCCCGGCGAGTGA
- a CDS encoding GH1 family beta-glucosidase: MAAGHDLSPSEAPAALSFPPSFTWGTATAAYQIEGAATLDGRTPSIWDTYSRTPGKVRNGDTGDTATDHYHRWREDVAIMADLGVGAYRFSIAWPRVQPTGRGPSVQKGLDFYRKLADELLEKNIQPVATLYHWDLPQELEDAGGWPERVTAERFAEYAGLAAEALGDRVRTWITLNEPWCSAFLGYSSGVHAPGRTDPVAALRAAHHLNLGHGKAVQALRANLPSDAQVSVTLNIHHVRPFTDDAQDVDAARRIDALANRVFTGPMLQGAYPEDLLRDTASLTDWSFVQDGDLKEIRQPLDFLGVNYYTPTLVSGGASGTSHGSDGHGKSEHSPWPAADDVTFHLPPGSTTAMGWAVDPTGLYDLLVRVKGDFPQMPLMITENGAAFDDYVDPEGNVNDPDRIDYLQGHLAAVHRAIEAGVDVRGYFLWSLLDNFEWGYGYSKRFGAVYVDYPTGKRIPKASARWYSAVARTGLLPAPSAAKG, from the coding sequence ATCGCCGCTGGACATGACCTGTCCCCGTCCGAGGCACCCGCCGCACTCTCGTTCCCCCCGTCGTTCACCTGGGGCACCGCCACCGCCGCCTACCAGATCGAGGGCGCCGCCACCCTGGACGGCCGCACCCCCTCCATCTGGGACACCTACTCCCGCACCCCGGGCAAGGTGCGCAACGGTGACACCGGCGACACCGCCACCGACCACTACCACCGCTGGCGCGAGGACGTCGCCATCATGGCCGACCTCGGCGTGGGCGCGTACCGCTTCTCCATCGCCTGGCCCCGCGTCCAGCCGACGGGCCGCGGCCCGAGCGTGCAGAAGGGTCTGGACTTCTACCGCAAGCTCGCGGACGAGCTGCTGGAGAAGAACATCCAGCCCGTCGCCACGCTCTACCACTGGGACCTTCCGCAGGAGCTCGAGGACGCGGGCGGCTGGCCCGAGCGCGTCACCGCGGAGCGCTTCGCCGAGTACGCGGGCCTGGCTGCCGAGGCACTGGGCGACCGGGTGCGGACCTGGATCACGCTGAACGAGCCCTGGTGCAGCGCGTTCCTCGGCTACTCCTCCGGTGTCCACGCGCCGGGTCGCACCGACCCGGTGGCCGCGCTGCGGGCGGCTCACCACCTGAACCTCGGTCACGGCAAGGCCGTCCAGGCCCTCCGCGCGAACCTGCCGTCCGACGCGCAGGTCTCGGTCACGCTCAACATCCACCACGTGCGGCCGTTCACCGACGACGCGCAGGACGTCGACGCCGCCCGCCGGATCGACGCGCTGGCCAACCGTGTCTTCACCGGTCCGATGCTCCAGGGCGCCTACCCGGAGGACCTGCTGCGGGACACGGCGTCGCTGACGGACTGGTCCTTCGTCCAGGACGGTGACCTCAAGGAGATCCGCCAGCCGCTGGACTTCCTCGGCGTCAACTACTACACGCCGACGCTGGTCTCGGGCGGTGCGTCCGGGACGAGCCACGGCTCCGACGGCCACGGCAAGAGCGAGCACAGCCCCTGGCCGGCCGCCGACGACGTCACGTTCCACCTGCCTCCGGGCAGCACCACCGCGATGGGCTGGGCCGTCGACCCCACCGGCCTGTACGACCTGCTGGTGCGAGTCAAGGGCGACTTCCCGCAGATGCCCCTCATGATCACCGAGAACGGCGCCGCCTTCGACGACTACGTCGACCCCGAGGGCAACGTCAACGACCCCGACCGGATCGACTACCTGCAGGGCCACCTCGCGGCCGTGCACCGTGCGATCGAGGCCGGCGTCGACGTCCGTGGCTACTTCCTGTGGTCCCTGCTCGACAACTTCGAGTGGGGCTACGGATACAGCAAGCGCTTCGGTGCGGTCTACGTCGACTACCCCACCGGCAAGCGCATCCCCAAGGCCAGCGCCCGCTGGTACAGCGCTGTCGCCCGGACGGGCCTGCTGCCCGCGCCCAGCGCCGCGAAGGGCTGA
- a CDS encoding carbohydrate ABC transporter permease: MTTDTLQARQDVTRTSPSKRRLRIPGRVGAGRQHHAGPATYILLAVAAVLSIFPLYWTMVAASTDNTRVTQTPPPFLPGPHLFENLGKAWQDAALGKAMVNSMIVAGTIATSTVLFATLAGFAFAKLRFKGRNIALTLVIGTMLVPPQLAVVPLFLLMTDLGWGQKLPAVIFPTLVSAVGVFFMRQYLADALPDELIEAGRVDGAHSLRIFWSIVLPVARPAMAVLFMITFVHAWNDFFWPFIVLDMTNPTVPVALTQLSAGYVRDQSLIMAGALLGTLPLLAMFIVFGRQIVGGIMQGAVKG, from the coding sequence ATGACCACCGACACCCTCCAAGCCCGCCAGGACGTGACACGGACCTCGCCCAGCAAGCGCCGCCTCCGGATACCCGGGCGGGTCGGCGCGGGGCGCCAGCACCACGCGGGTCCCGCCACCTACATCCTGCTCGCCGTCGCGGCAGTACTGTCGATCTTCCCGCTGTACTGGACGATGGTGGCGGCGTCCACTGACAACACGCGTGTGACGCAGACCCCGCCGCCCTTCCTGCCCGGTCCGCACCTGTTCGAGAACCTGGGCAAGGCCTGGCAGGACGCGGCGCTGGGCAAGGCCATGGTGAACAGCATGATCGTGGCGGGCACCATCGCCACGTCCACGGTCCTGTTCGCCACGCTCGCCGGTTTCGCCTTCGCCAAGCTGCGCTTCAAGGGCCGCAACATCGCTCTCACGCTGGTCATCGGAACGATGCTGGTGCCGCCGCAGCTCGCGGTCGTGCCGCTGTTCCTGCTGATGACCGACCTGGGCTGGGGCCAGAAGCTGCCCGCCGTCATCTTCCCGACACTGGTCAGCGCGGTAGGCGTCTTCTTCATGCGCCAGTATCTGGCCGACGCGCTACCCGACGAACTCATCGAAGCCGGCCGAGTGGACGGCGCGCACTCGCTGCGCATCTTCTGGAGCATCGTCCTGCCGGTCGCACGGCCCGCGATGGCGGTCCTGTTCATGATCACGTTCGTGCACGCCTGGAACGACTTCTTCTGGCCGTTCATCGTCCTGGACATGACCAACCCGACGGTCCCCGTCGCGCTCACCCAGCTCAGCGCAGGTTATGTCCGCGACCAGTCCCTGATCATGGCCGGTGCGCTGCTCGGCACCCTCCCCCTGCTCGCGATGTTCATCGTCTTCGGACGCCAGATCGTCGGCGGCATCATGCAGGGAGCGGTCAAGGGCTAG